A window of the Cystobacter fuscus genome harbors these coding sequences:
- a CDS encoding ABC transporter permease: MSRAVRVDLFEGARIAFFSLSANRMRTVLTTVGIGIGVATLLAIVGIIQGLNSSFDKQLASMGTNSLYVSKFPWVMTGDWWMYRNRKNFTLPQLEQIRAQSSYISGMSPVVNRVGDVAFNGEQVSTVEITGATHEYLSVAAYQLQSGRPLTEADDAVTRPVVVLGSSVVGTLFSGLNPLGRTVRIDGHPFQVVGTLASKGKMLGNDQDLKVVMPFKTFYSTFGKGRGFSIAISIERSEDMKKAEDQLVGILRRVRATPPGAPDDFSINKPEMMAKTYEQLTGALFGVAVGVGFITLLVGGIGIMNIMLVSVRERTREIGIRRALGARKRTIVLQFLMEASAVSALGGLTGTIVGLGTAKILSLLTPLAADVQWITVVGGVAFAALVGLLFGIWPAARAANLDPVEALRYE; the protein is encoded by the coding sequence ATGAGCCGGGCGGTGAGGGTGGACCTGTTCGAGGGGGCGCGCATCGCGTTCTTCTCGCTGAGCGCCAACCGGATGCGCACGGTGCTCACCACGGTGGGCATCGGCATCGGCGTGGCCACGCTGCTCGCCATCGTCGGCATCATCCAGGGGCTCAACAGCTCCTTCGACAAGCAGCTGGCCAGCATGGGCACCAACTCCCTCTACGTCTCCAAGTTCCCCTGGGTGATGACGGGGGACTGGTGGATGTACCGCAACCGCAAGAACTTCACCCTGCCGCAGTTGGAGCAGATCCGCGCGCAGTCCAGCTACATCTCCGGCATGTCGCCCGTGGTGAACCGCGTGGGCGACGTGGCCTTCAATGGCGAGCAGGTGTCCACCGTGGAGATCACCGGCGCCACGCACGAGTACCTGTCCGTCGCCGCCTATCAGCTCCAGTCCGGCCGGCCCCTCACCGAGGCGGATGACGCCGTGACGCGTCCGGTGGTGGTGCTCGGCTCCAGCGTGGTGGGCACGCTCTTCTCCGGGCTCAATCCCCTGGGCCGCACGGTGCGCATCGATGGCCACCCCTTCCAGGTGGTGGGCACGCTCGCGTCCAAGGGCAAGATGCTGGGCAATGATCAGGATCTCAAGGTGGTCATGCCCTTCAAGACGTTCTACTCCACCTTCGGCAAGGGCCGGGGCTTCAGCATCGCCATCTCCATCGAGCGCTCCGAGGACATGAAGAAGGCGGAGGATCAGCTGGTGGGCATCCTGCGGCGCGTGCGCGCCACGCCCCCGGGCGCCCCGGACGACTTCTCCATCAACAAGCCGGAGATGATGGCCAAGACGTACGAGCAGCTCACCGGCGCGCTCTTCGGCGTGGCGGTGGGGGTGGGCTTCATCACCCTGCTGGTGGGCGGCATCGGCATCATGAACATCATGCTCGTGTCGGTGCGCGAGCGGACGCGGGAGATCGGCATCCGCCGGGCGCTCGGGGCACGCAAGCGCACCATCGTGTTGCAGTTCCTCATGGAGGCCTCGGCCGTATCCGCGCTCGGGGGGCTGACGGGCACGATCGTGGGCCTGGGCACGGCGAAGATCCTCTCGCTGCTCACCCCCCTGGCCGCGGACGTGCAGTGGATCACCGTGGTGGGCGGCGTGGCCTTCGCCGCGCTGGTGGGCCTGCTGTTCGGCATCTGGCCGGCGGCGCGCGCGGCCAACCTGGATCCCGTGGAAGCGCTCCGCTACGAATGA
- a CDS encoding AAA family ATPase, producing the protein MVDSSDFAQVLHEASDIAQSVEHKLTSAHVLLALFTVENRAQLLLREKGVNEDNLLEQLTAHDAEQDGLVRTLCMRAREIAQSIGSREADCLHLLVAFTRVPCTARDLLAKTCSPLMNLANTALSYCVSGSTPRRYQPGRANTPLTMPRPSRPPGSPPSAPPASILAPSVSRPLPALRAPSRPALSPRDLIDEVHEDVAPPSPPAARAPSRTPAPVAPPAAPAPVTPPPATAAPPTATPSTTSAPVAAPATPPATPRPSPTPPPASRPAAPARSAAPLVLDEKRFPVLTSQGRNLSRLAQEGKLDPVVGRAKEIDEVIDVLGKRRTNNPCLLGEAGVGKTAVVEGVAQRLLELRGSLAEKILIELDMATLVAGTQLRGAFSEKLNALKEEVRRADGRVVVFIDEIHTLVGAGSTGEGPQDAANELKTAMARGEFPCIGATTHDEYRKFISQDPALERRFTPVVVHEPSVPETVEILQGIIGRYEDHHGLRYEPEALVAAASLASRYVTDRFMPDKAISVVDLAGSRCKREGKELVEAGDVARVVAKIAGIPEERLLMTDSARLLRLEADLGERVIGHEDAISRISRVIRRNYAGFASRRPMGSFLFLGPTGVGKTEMARALAEVLFGSKDLLVRLDMSEMSESHGVSRLIGSPAGYVGYGDGGQLTEPVRRRPSCVVVLDEIEKAHREVQLLLLQVLEEGRLTDGKGRHIDFSNTVIVLTTNLGAEAFHSKSRLLGFGNPLAKNATPAGDMEAASNAARQAMPPELWNRIDERLPFRPLGEADVARIATLLLDESRKRLATEKSIEYVAGPDVVELLMKSGGFDPKLGARPMRQVVQRLVEAPLAERILAGEFMTGDRVRVSVQAGELQFQREER; encoded by the coding sequence ATGGTCGACAGCTCGGATTTCGCTCAGGTACTCCACGAAGCCTCGGACATCGCCCAGAGCGTTGAGCACAAGCTCACCTCGGCGCACGTGCTGCTGGCTCTCTTCACGGTGGAGAACCGGGCCCAGTTGCTCCTTCGGGAAAAAGGGGTCAACGAGGACAACCTCCTGGAGCAACTGACGGCGCACGACGCGGAGCAGGACGGTCTGGTGCGCACCCTGTGCATGCGGGCGCGGGAGATCGCCCAGAGCATCGGCTCGCGCGAGGCGGACTGCCTGCACCTGCTGGTGGCGTTCACGCGCGTGCCCTGCACCGCGAGGGATCTGCTGGCCAAGACGTGCTCGCCGTTGATGAACCTGGCCAACACGGCGCTCTCCTACTGCGTCAGCGGGAGCACGCCCCGACGCTACCAGCCGGGCCGGGCGAACACGCCGCTGACCATGCCCCGGCCCTCCCGGCCTCCAGGCTCGCCCCCCTCGGCCCCGCCCGCCTCCATCCTCGCCCCGAGCGTGTCGCGCCCCCTGCCCGCCCTGCGCGCGCCCTCTCGGCCCGCCCTCTCCCCGCGCGATCTCATCGACGAGGTGCACGAGGACGTGGCGCCCCCCTCGCCGCCCGCGGCCCGCGCGCCCTCGCGCACGCCCGCGCCCGTTGCCCCTCCGGCGGCGCCCGCCCCCGTGACGCCCCCGCCCGCGACGGCGGCTCCCCCGACGGCCACGCCCTCGACGACGTCCGCCCCCGTGGCCGCTCCGGCCACCCCTCCGGCGACCCCCCGCCCCTCGCCCACCCCTCCGCCCGCGTCCCGTCCGGCGGCGCCGGCTCGCTCCGCCGCGCCCCTGGTGCTCGACGAGAAGCGCTTCCCGGTGCTCACCTCGCAGGGCCGCAACCTGAGCCGGCTCGCCCAGGAGGGGAAGTTGGATCCGGTGGTGGGCCGCGCCAAGGAGATCGACGAAGTCATCGACGTGCTCGGCAAGCGGCGCACCAACAACCCGTGCCTGCTGGGCGAGGCGGGCGTGGGCAAGACGGCGGTGGTGGAGGGCGTGGCCCAGCGCCTGCTGGAGCTGCGCGGGAGCCTCGCGGAGAAGATCCTCATCGAGCTGGACATGGCCACGCTGGTGGCGGGCACCCAGCTGCGCGGCGCCTTCTCCGAGAAGCTCAACGCCCTCAAGGAGGAGGTGCGGCGGGCGGACGGTCGCGTGGTGGTGTTCATCGATGAAATCCACACGCTGGTGGGCGCGGGCTCCACGGGCGAGGGTCCCCAGGACGCCGCCAACGAGCTGAAGACGGCCATGGCGCGCGGGGAGTTTCCCTGCATCGGCGCCACCACCCACGACGAGTACCGCAAGTTCATCTCGCAGGATCCGGCGCTCGAGCGGCGCTTCACCCCCGTGGTGGTGCACGAGCCGTCGGTGCCGGAGACGGTGGAGATCCTCCAGGGCATCATCGGCCGCTACGAGGACCACCATGGCCTGCGCTACGAGCCCGAGGCGCTGGTGGCCGCCGCGTCGCTGGCGTCGCGCTACGTGACGGACAGGTTCATGCCGGACAAGGCCATCTCCGTGGTGGACCTGGCCGGCTCGCGGTGCAAGCGCGAGGGCAAGGAGCTGGTGGAGGCGGGGGACGTGGCGCGCGTGGTGGCGAAGATCGCGGGCATCCCCGAGGAGCGCCTGCTGATGACGGACTCGGCGCGGCTGTTGCGGCTGGAGGCGGACCTGGGCGAGCGCGTCATCGGCCACGAGGACGCCATCTCCCGCATCTCGCGCGTCATCCGCCGCAACTACGCGGGCTTCGCCTCGCGCCGGCCCATGGGCTCCTTCCTCTTCCTCGGCCCCACGGGCGTGGGCAAGACGGAGATGGCGCGCGCGCTGGCCGAGGTGCTCTTCGGCAGCAAGGATCTGCTGGTGCGCCTGGACATGAGCGAGATGTCCGAGAGCCACGGCGTGTCGCGCCTCATCGGCTCGCCCGCGGGCTACGTGGGCTATGGGGACGGCGGGCAGCTCACGGAGCCCGTGCGCCGCCGCCCCTCGTGCGTGGTGGTGCTGGACGAGATCGAGAAGGCCCACCGCGAGGTGCAGCTCTTGCTGCTCCAGGTGCTGGAGGAGGGCCGGCTGACGGATGGCAAGGGAAGGCACATCGACTTCTCCAATACCGTCATCGTCCTCACGACGAACCTGGGCGCGGAGGCCTTCCACAGCAAGAGCCGGCTGCTCGGCTTCGGCAATCCGCTGGCCAAGAACGCCACGCCCGCGGGCGACATGGAGGCGGCGAGCAACGCCGCGCGCCAGGCGATGCCGCCGGAGTTGTGGAACCGCATCGACGAGCGGCTGCCCTTCCGCCCCCTGGGCGAGGCGGACGTGGCGCGCATCGCCACCCTGCTGCTGGACGAGAGCCGCAAGCGGCTCGCCACGGAGAAGAGCATCGAGTACGTGGCGGGGCCGGACGTGGTGGAGCTGCTCATGAAGTCGGGCGGGTTCGATCCGAAGCTGGGCGCCCGGCCGATGCGCCAGGTGGTGCAGCGGCTGGTGGAGGCCCCCCTGGCCGAGCGCATCCTCGCGGGCGAGTTCATGACCGGCGATCGGGTGCGGGTGAGCGTGCAGGCCGGGGAGTTGCAGTTCCAGCGCGAGGAGCGTTGA
- a CDS encoding DUF2520 domain-containing protein, with protein sequence MSAARPNRPRVVVVGAGRVGGALALSLAARRWPVRVWVRSEEARRRVRDWGLGLATEKDIASARVCLLCVPDKAVSPVAEEWKPRLARGAALVHCAGALSLEALGAPRGRVLGSFHPLVAVSDARDSLAGNSVALSTRSRWLGEVLERMAKDVGLHVLRVKERQRAAYHAGAVLSAGGVVAALSAAVEALRVAGISEEEALAALLPLTRSALRGVEARGLSAGYTGPIARGDAEVVAAHLSALPPDAAAVYRPLSRRGLSLVGHRLPAESLAKLKTILD encoded by the coding sequence GTGAGCGCCGCGCGTCCTAATCGCCCGAGGGTGGTGGTGGTGGGCGCGGGCCGGGTGGGCGGCGCGCTCGCGCTGTCACTCGCGGCCAGGCGCTGGCCGGTGCGAGTGTGGGTACGCTCCGAGGAGGCGCGGCGCCGCGTGCGGGACTGGGGGCTCGGGCTCGCGACGGAGAAGGACATCGCGAGTGCGCGCGTGTGCCTGTTGTGCGTGCCGGACAAGGCGGTGTCGCCGGTGGCCGAGGAGTGGAAGCCCCGGCTCGCGCGGGGCGCGGCCCTGGTGCACTGCGCGGGTGCCCTGTCGCTGGAGGCGCTCGGTGCGCCCCGGGGACGGGTGCTGGGCTCCTTCCACCCGCTCGTCGCGGTGTCGGACGCGCGAGACTCGCTGGCGGGCAACTCGGTGGCCCTGAGCACCCGCTCGCGCTGGCTGGGCGAGGTGTTGGAGCGGATGGCGAAGGACGTGGGACTGCATGTGCTCCGGGTGAAGGAGCGACAGCGGGCCGCCTACCATGCCGGGGCGGTGCTGAGCGCCGGGGGCGTGGTGGCGGCCCTGTCCGCGGCCGTGGAGGCCCTGCGCGTGGCGGGCATTTCCGAGGAGGAAGCGCTCGCGGCGCTGTTGCCCCTCACGCGCTCGGCGCTGCGCGGGGTGGAGGCACGGGGGCTCTCGGCGGGCTACACGGGCCCCATCGCCCGGGGAGACGCGGAGGTGGTGGCGGCACACCTCTCGGCGCTCCCTCCGGACGCGGCCGCGGTCTACCGGCCTCTGTCCCGACGTGGGCTGTCGCTCGTCGGCCACCGCCTCCCCGCCGAATCCCTGGCGAAGCTGAAGACCATCCTCGACTGA
- a CDS encoding ABC transporter ATP-binding protein has protein sequence MSTAALPGDARLIDVRDVTRVFHVGGEEVRALRGVSFGIRRGEWVAIIGQSGSGKSTLMNVLGCLDTPTSGSYLLNGKDVSHMVDDELAVVRNEEIGFIFQTFQLLPRETALSNVELPLVYRGLGAKERRERARAALAKVHLEHRMHHRPNELSGGQRQRVAIARALVAEPSMLLADEPTGNLDSATGEEIVRLFEELHRAGNTLVLVTHEPKLAARCPRAIRISDGEIVADGPGREVALGHGAPLHAVEGA, from the coding sequence GTGAGCACGGCGGCGCTCCCGGGTGATGCCCGGCTCATCGACGTCCGGGACGTGACGCGCGTCTTCCACGTGGGAGGCGAGGAGGTGCGTGCGCTGCGCGGTGTCTCCTTCGGCATCCGCCGGGGCGAGTGGGTGGCCATCATCGGCCAGTCCGGCTCGGGCAAGAGCACGCTCATGAACGTGCTGGGCTGCCTGGACACGCCCACCAGCGGCAGCTACCTGCTCAACGGCAAGGACGTGTCGCACATGGTCGACGACGAGCTGGCCGTGGTGCGCAACGAGGAGATCGGCTTCATCTTCCAGACGTTCCAGCTCCTGCCGCGCGAGACGGCGCTCTCCAACGTGGAGCTGCCCCTGGTGTACCGGGGCCTGGGGGCGAAAGAGCGGCGCGAGCGGGCCCGGGCGGCGCTCGCCAAGGTGCACCTGGAGCACCGCATGCACCACCGGCCCAACGAGCTGTCCGGCGGTCAGCGCCAGCGCGTGGCCATCGCCCGGGCGCTCGTGGCCGAGCCCTCCATGCTGCTGGCCGACGAGCCCACGGGCAACCTGGACTCGGCCACGGGCGAGGAGATCGTCCGCCTGTTCGAGGAGCTGCACCGCGCGGGCAACACGCTGGTGCTCGTCACGCACGAGCCCAAGCTGGCGGCGCGCTGTCCGCGGGCCATCCGCATCAGCGACGGGGAGATCGTCGCGGATGGACCCGGGCGCGAGGTGGCCCTGGGGCATGGGGCGCCGCTGCATGCGGTGGAGGGCGCATGA
- a CDS encoding efflux RND transporter periplasmic adaptor subunit: protein MKWWKAIIAGGLFLGAAAITVGGLKDRPPPSVEAQLTKARKGGITRTITGAGKVQAATTVKISSNLSGDLVELKVREGERVSKGQVLGRIDPRRYAAGAKQAQAAQSAARSDAQVVQVEVDRTNAELARVEALANKQLASAAELEVAKSTRDAAVVRLAAAQQRLSQASAVYEEQSNNLAQTTLLSPIDGNVIELSREVGERVRGSDLSEDVVMTIAALNVMEVKFEVGEHEVVHLKPGQPAEITVDALEGESYEGAVVDIAQKALIKNPGTESEVTSFPVTVALSTRPPRVLPGMSAEVRISAEVHNDTVLVPIQAVTVRPEKSLPDYKPPVEGGLTAPHRAESLAKVVFVVDSDNKAQARRVRTGIASDTDLEILEGIQEGERVVEGPYRTLSKDLKSGDLVNEPMLGGPGGGKS, encoded by the coding sequence ATGAAGTGGTGGAAGGCGATCATCGCGGGCGGTTTGTTCCTCGGGGCGGCGGCCATCACCGTGGGAGGGCTGAAGGACAGGCCTCCTCCCTCGGTGGAGGCCCAGTTGACGAAGGCCCGCAAGGGCGGAATCACCCGCACCATCACCGGCGCCGGCAAGGTCCAGGCGGCGACCACGGTGAAGATCTCCTCCAACCTCTCCGGAGACCTGGTGGAGCTGAAGGTGCGGGAGGGCGAGCGGGTGAGCAAGGGCCAGGTGCTCGGCCGCATCGATCCGCGCCGGTACGCGGCCGGGGCGAAGCAGGCCCAGGCGGCGCAGTCCGCGGCGCGCTCGGACGCGCAGGTCGTCCAGGTGGAGGTGGATCGCACCAACGCGGAGCTCGCGCGCGTGGAGGCGCTGGCGAACAAGCAGCTCGCCTCGGCGGCCGAGCTGGAAGTGGCCAAGTCCACGCGGGACGCGGCCGTGGTGCGGCTGGCGGCGGCGCAGCAGCGCCTGTCCCAGGCGTCCGCCGTGTACGAGGAGCAGAGCAACAACCTCGCCCAGACGACGCTCCTGTCGCCCATCGACGGCAACGTCATCGAGCTGTCGCGCGAGGTGGGTGAGCGCGTGCGCGGCTCGGACCTGTCCGAGGACGTGGTGATGACCATCGCCGCGCTCAACGTGATGGAGGTGAAGTTCGAGGTGGGCGAGCACGAGGTGGTGCACCTCAAGCCCGGCCAGCCGGCGGAGATCACCGTGGACGCGCTCGAGGGCGAGTCCTACGAGGGCGCGGTGGTGGACATCGCCCAGAAGGCGCTCATCAAGAACCCGGGTACCGAGTCGGAGGTGACGAGCTTCCCGGTGACGGTGGCGCTGAGCACGCGGCCGCCCCGGGTGTTGCCGGGCATGAGCGCCGAGGTGCGCATCTCCGCCGAGGTGCACAACGACACGGTGCTCGTGCCCATCCAGGCGGTGACGGTGCGGCCGGAGAAGAGCCTGCCGGACTACAAGCCGCCGGTGGAGGGTGGCCTGACGGCGCCCCACCGCGCGGAGTCGCTCGCCAAGGTGGTCTTCGTGGTGGACTCGGACAACAAGGCGCAGGCGCGCCGGGTGCGCACGGGCATCGCCTCCGACACGGATCTGGAGATCCTCGAGGGCATCCAGGAGGGGGAGCGCGTGGTGGAGGGCCCCTACCGCACGCTGTCCAAGGATCTCAAGTCGGGAGACCTGGTGAACGAGCCGATGCTGGGTGGGCCGGGTGGTGGCAAGTCGTGA
- a CDS encoding YIP1 family protein, with protein MISLAQPARVLLDPLDATRAAVEAHRWVWPLLLLVLCVSASGTAFSLRWDARASVVQRLQMSGQLERMTESELSEEIQSAPRKALIVGLLKGVLLMPLQTLVLAALLWVCAWLFDRSAPFGRLLSAAALAMLPIALYHLVFTVCAFAQPALSEARVQDLVPSSLAALGGLSPKMERVLRGVDFFNLWSVVLLGLGFSAATGMSRTRAVALGCVLYVMFIGVVFVGLPGIAAAKAGGAA; from the coding sequence ATGATCTCACTTGCTCAACCTGCCCGGGTACTTCTCGATCCGCTCGACGCGACGCGCGCCGCGGTCGAGGCCCATCGCTGGGTGTGGCCCCTGCTTCTGCTCGTGCTGTGTGTGTCCGCCTCGGGCACGGCGTTCTCCCTGCGCTGGGACGCGAGGGCCTCGGTGGTGCAGCGGTTGCAGATGTCGGGCCAGCTCGAGCGGATGACGGAGAGCGAGCTGTCCGAGGAGATCCAGAGCGCCCCCCGCAAGGCGCTGATCGTGGGCCTCCTCAAGGGGGTGCTCCTCATGCCGCTGCAGACGCTGGTGCTGGCGGCGCTGCTGTGGGTGTGCGCGTGGCTGTTCGATCGGAGCGCGCCCTTTGGCCGGTTGCTGTCGGCGGCGGCGCTGGCGATGCTGCCCATCGCGCTCTACCACCTGGTCTTCACGGTCTGCGCGTTCGCCCAGCCCGCCCTGTCCGAGGCGCGTGTGCAGGATCTGGTGCCCTCGAGCCTGGCCGCGCTGGGGGGCCTGTCGCCCAAGATGGAGCGGGTGCTGCGCGGGGTGGACTTCTTCAACCTGTGGAGCGTGGTGCTGCTCGGGCTGGGCTTCTCCGCGGCCACGGGCATGAGCCGGACCCGGGCGGTGGCGCTCGGGTGCGTCCTCTATGTGATGTTCATCGGCGTGGTCTTCGTGGGCCTGCCCGGCATCGCGGCGGCCAAGGCGGGAGGTGCGGCATGA
- a CDS encoding head protein, which yields MNTRELLIKATDFLAGMGITPQSQEQQEFLDVIFDALLFIESTGQTYVFEDYRKHLVSDDPPHVVASFNTREEADSWLNELPDPPSSAYVLVADQYHHLIYIREKKHRRLFPHPVFEYYLGTRMREGLPPPVAAFATREEAEAWLQGQAAPPRQAVIQISGEPYLAVYHPNINHRSIYSFSIAARVDEPEG from the coding sequence ATGAACACGCGCGAACTCCTCATCAAGGCCACGGATTTCCTCGCGGGGATGGGGATCACCCCTCAATCCCAGGAGCAGCAGGAGTTTCTGGACGTCATCTTCGATGCTCTTCTCTTCATCGAATCCACGGGTCAGACATACGTCTTCGAGGACTATCGCAAACACCTCGTGTCCGATGATCCTCCGCATGTGGTCGCGTCCTTCAACACGCGCGAGGAGGCGGACTCATGGCTGAATGAACTCCCGGACCCGCCTTCTTCTGCTTACGTCCTGGTGGCGGACCAGTATCATCATCTCATCTACATCCGAGAGAAGAAACACCGCCGCCTCTTTCCTCATCCTGTCTTTGAGTATTACCTCGGCACGCGGATGCGCGAGGGGCTACCTCCTCCCGTGGCAGCCTTCGCAACGAGGGAAGAGGCAGAGGCGTGGCTTCAGGGACAGGCCGCGCCGCCCAGACAAGCAGTCATCCAAATCTCCGGCGAGCCCTACCTCGCCGTGTATCACCCCAATATCAATCACCGCTCGATATATTCCTTCTCCATCGCCGCCCGCGTGGATGAACCTGAAGGATAG
- a CDS encoding TolC family protein produces the protein MNAVLLAAVLAAAPTPIQLEEARVRSRQNTQSLSALLQVASSEQDVRIARSSLLPQVGFQVGTTGVYSGPSRDYNVVPSPDGGYVNTPVDVPAATFATFGASVSIRQVIYDRSIWARLEQSGAQLESQRGQALEDRDASEQEGIQRFFLLYRTQATIQVLQANVKRSEEQLERARALFVAGRVGKAEELSAQVNLGNDRIAVVARQSELVGNQVQLATWLALPGAEEVTAVEPELLRRAPEPVLSLSQALEEARTRRPLLVALRERLRAAELQERIAHSGFLPRLSLSVDLERGGPDADIVFLQPRLQNSVRGGLSLSWDLFNGWATTAQESQARTQSRVAELNLRQAERDLEGQVRQAHATLEAQIIATELAEANRKAAADALALASERFNAGVSSTLEVRDAQLKLTQAELTLLENRIDVEVARFALMRAMGTLNPGEAK, from the coding sequence ATGAACGCGGTCCTGCTCGCCGCGGTGCTCGCCGCCGCCCCCACGCCCATCCAGCTCGAGGAGGCGCGGGTCCGTAGCCGACAGAACACCCAGTCGCTCTCGGCCCTGCTCCAGGTGGCCTCCTCCGAACAGGATGTGCGCATCGCGCGCTCCTCGCTGCTGCCCCAGGTGGGCTTCCAGGTGGGGACCACCGGCGTGTACTCGGGCCCCTCGCGCGACTACAACGTCGTGCCCTCGCCGGACGGGGGCTACGTGAACACCCCGGTGGATGTGCCGGCGGCGACCTTCGCGACTTTCGGCGCGAGCGTGTCCATCCGCCAGGTCATCTATGACCGGTCCATCTGGGCGCGGCTGGAGCAGAGCGGCGCCCAGCTCGAGTCGCAGCGGGGCCAGGCCCTGGAGGATCGCGACGCCAGCGAGCAGGAGGGCATCCAGCGCTTCTTCCTGCTCTACCGCACCCAGGCCACCATCCAGGTGCTCCAGGCCAACGTGAAGCGCAGCGAGGAGCAGCTCGAGCGCGCCCGGGCGCTGTTCGTGGCGGGCCGGGTGGGCAAGGCCGAGGAGTTGTCCGCGCAGGTGAACCTGGGCAATGACCGCATCGCCGTGGTGGCGCGGCAGTCCGAGCTCGTGGGCAACCAGGTGCAGCTCGCCACGTGGCTGGCGCTGCCGGGCGCCGAGGAGGTGACGGCGGTGGAGCCGGAGCTGCTGCGTCGCGCGCCCGAGCCCGTCCTGTCCCTGTCGCAAGCGCTCGAGGAGGCGCGGACCCGCCGGCCGCTGTTGGTGGCGCTGCGCGAGCGGCTGCGCGCCGCGGAGTTGCAGGAGCGCATCGCCCACTCGGGTTTCCTGCCGCGGCTGTCCCTCTCCGTGGATTTGGAGCGCGGGGGTCCTGACGCGGACATCGTCTTCCTCCAGCCTCGGCTGCAGAACTCGGTGCGCGGGGGCCTCTCGCTGTCGTGGGATCTCTTCAATGGCTGGGCCACGACGGCCCAGGAGAGCCAGGCCCGGACCCAGAGCCGGGTGGCCGAGCTGAACCTGCGGCAGGCGGAGCGGGATCTGGAAGGGCAGGTGCGTCAGGCGCATGCGACGCTGGAGGCGCAGATCATCGCCACCGAGCTGGCCGAGGCCAACCGCAAGGCGGCCGCCGACGCCCTGGCGCTCGCCAGCGAGCGCTTCAACGCGGGCGTCAGCTCGACGCTCGAGGTGCGCGACGCCCAGCTCAAGCTCACGCAGGCGGAGCTGACCCTGCTCGAGAACAGGATTGATGTGGAGGTCGCCCGTTTCGCGCTGATGCGCGCCATGGGAACGCTGAATCCGGGAGAAGCGAAATGA
- a CDS encoding LysM peptidoglycan-binding domain-containing protein: MALQNDYKDVLDVAKNVGAKVESREENGKLIIQGTVEHAWDRDRMWDQIKAKHANWQNEIVVMLNVTHAEPYGVYTVKSGDTLSKLAKDIYGDAKLYPRIFEINKDQLKNPDQIKVGQVLKLPPKSIATS; encoded by the coding sequence ATGGCCCTGCAGAACGACTACAAGGACGTGCTCGACGTCGCGAAGAACGTGGGAGCGAAGGTCGAGTCCCGCGAGGAGAACGGCAAGCTCATCATCCAGGGGACGGTGGAGCATGCCTGGGATCGGGATCGCATGTGGGATCAGATCAAGGCGAAGCACGCCAACTGGCAGAACGAGATCGTGGTGATGCTGAACGTGACCCACGCGGAGCCCTACGGTGTGTACACCGTGAAGTCCGGGGACACGCTGAGCAAGCTCGCCAAGGACATTTATGGCGATGCGAAGCTCTACCCGCGCATCTTCGAGATCAACAAGGACCAGCTCAAGAACCCGGATCAGATCAAGGTCGGCCAGGTGTTGAAGCTGCCGCCCAAGTCGATCGCCACCTCCTGA